In Lepidochelys kempii isolate rLepKem1 chromosome 8, rLepKem1.hap2, whole genome shotgun sequence, a single genomic region encodes these proteins:
- the PDLIM7 gene encoding PDZ and LIM domain protein 7 isoform X2: MSSMDSYKVMLDGPAPWGFRLQGGKDFNMPLSISRLTPGGKAAQAGVGVGDWVLSIDGENTRSMTHIEAQNKIRACGDQLSLSLSRVQCLLGKPHKDSFPCSQPPKYNFVPSTTLNKTARPFGASPTPNSLPGLVTKPVTYSAPAPASTPQHNGCRTLTRSVPAPAHQRGKLSPVETWAAPMWRMSKGGESVSVASWHVVLLCSWALSCLPPREGVSGLPGQQGGTHRDVARVRVMCWGCCAPGGGVPQPLLWVTVWEGHSGFGWQALPVLRDVGCAVRAG, encoded by the exons ATGAGCAGCATGGACTCCTATAAAGTGATGCTGGATGGGCCGGCACCCTGGGGATTCAGGCTGCAGGGGGGCAAGGACTTCAATATGCCCCTCTCCATCTCCAGG ctgacCCCCGGTGGCAAGGCAGCCCAGGCCGGTGTGGGAGTGGGCGACTGGGTGCTGAGCATCGATGGGGAGAACACCAGAAGCATGACTCACATCGAAGCACAGAACAAGATCCGTGCCTGCGGAGACCAGCTTTCCCTCAGCCTGAGCAG AGTCCAGTGCCTCCTGGGGAAGCCACACAAG GATTCATtcccctgctctcagcccccgAAATATAACTTCGTTCCTAGTACTACCCTCAACAAAACGGCACGGCCCTTTGGGGCCAGTCCCACGCCCAACTCGCTGCCTGGGCTGGTGACGAAACCTGTGACGTACTCGGCCCCCGCGCCCGCCTCCACCCCCCAGCACAATGG GTGCAGAACCCTGACAA GGTCGGTGCCGGCCCCAGCCCACCAGAGGGGAAAACTCAGCCCCGTGGAGACCTGGGCCGCTCCTATGTGGAGGATGAGTAAGGGCGGGGAATCTGTGTCTGTTGCTAGTTGGCATGTTGTGCTGTTGTGTTCCTGGGCCCTGAGCTGCTTGCCCCCGAGGGAAGGTGTCAGCGGGCTGCCAGGCCAGCAAGGAGGCACGCACAGGGATGTGGCTCGTGTCCGAGTGATGTGTTGGGGGTGCTGtgccccggggggtggggtgccCCAACCCCTGTTGTGGGTTACCGTGTGGGAGGGACACTCGGGGTTTGGCTGGCAGGCCCTCCCTGTCCTGCGTGATGTGGGGTGTGCCGTGCGCGCTGGCTGA
- the PDLIM7 gene encoding PDZ and LIM domain protein 7 isoform X3, whose amino-acid sequence MSSMDSYKVMLDGPAPWGFRLQGGKDFNMPLSISRLTPGGKAAQAGVGVGDWVLSIDGENTRSMTHIEAQNKIRACGDQLSLSLSRVQCLLGKPHKDSFPCSQPPKYNFVPSTTLNKTARPFGASPTPNSLPGLVTKPVTYSAPAPASTPQHNGCRTLTSQHALRLMSPPVGLPNDSSKKRLIEDTEDWQPRTGTTQSRSFHILAQLTGTEFMQDPDDEHVRKAREKFVTELQSPRYTGLRDWHHQRSAVSLNVKS is encoded by the exons ATGAGCAGCATGGACTCCTATAAAGTGATGCTGGATGGGCCGGCACCCTGGGGATTCAGGCTGCAGGGGGGCAAGGACTTCAATATGCCCCTCTCCATCTCCAGG ctgacCCCCGGTGGCAAGGCAGCCCAGGCCGGTGTGGGAGTGGGCGACTGGGTGCTGAGCATCGATGGGGAGAACACCAGAAGCATGACTCACATCGAAGCACAGAACAAGATCCGTGCCTGCGGAGACCAGCTTTCCCTCAGCCTGAGCAG AGTCCAGTGCCTCCTGGGGAAGCCACACAAG GATTCATtcccctgctctcagcccccgAAATATAACTTCGTTCCTAGTACTACCCTCAACAAAACGGCACGGCCCTTTGGGGCCAGTCCCACGCCCAACTCGCTGCCTGGGCTGGTGACGAAACCTGTGACGTACTCGGCCCCCGCGCCCGCCTCCACCCCCCAGCACAATGG GTGCAGAACCCTGACAAGTCA GCACGCTCTGCGGCTAATGAGCCCCCCAGTCGGCCTGCCCAATGACTCCAGCAAAAAGCGGCTGATTGAGGATACGGAGGACTGGCAGCCTCGTACTGGCACCACCCAGTCCCGCTCCTTCCACATCCTGGCCCAGCTCACGGGCACAGAGTTCA TGCAAGATCCAGATGATGAGCATGTTAGAAAAGCCAG aGAAAAGTTTGTCACTGAGCTGCAGAGCCCCCGCTACACTGGCCTTCGTGACTGGCACCACCAGCGCTCCGCTGTCTCTCTGAACGTGAAATCCTGA
- the PDLIM7 gene encoding PDZ and LIM domain protein 7 isoform X5, translating into MSSMDSYKVMLDGPAPWGFRLQGGKDFNMPLSISRLTPGGKAAQAGVGVGDWVLSIDGENTRSMTHIEAQNKIRACGDQLSLSLSRVQCLLGKPHKDSFPCSQPPKYNFVPSTTLNKTARPFGASPTPNSLPGLVTKPVTYSAPAPASTPQHNGCRTLTRSVPAPAHQRGKLSPVETWAAPMWRMMQDPDDEHVRKAREKFVTELQSPRYTGLRDWHHQRSAVSLNVKS; encoded by the exons ATGAGCAGCATGGACTCCTATAAAGTGATGCTGGATGGGCCGGCACCCTGGGGATTCAGGCTGCAGGGGGGCAAGGACTTCAATATGCCCCTCTCCATCTCCAGG ctgacCCCCGGTGGCAAGGCAGCCCAGGCCGGTGTGGGAGTGGGCGACTGGGTGCTGAGCATCGATGGGGAGAACACCAGAAGCATGACTCACATCGAAGCACAGAACAAGATCCGTGCCTGCGGAGACCAGCTTTCCCTCAGCCTGAGCAG AGTCCAGTGCCTCCTGGGGAAGCCACACAAG GATTCATtcccctgctctcagcccccgAAATATAACTTCGTTCCTAGTACTACCCTCAACAAAACGGCACGGCCCTTTGGGGCCAGTCCCACGCCCAACTCGCTGCCTGGGCTGGTGACGAAACCTGTGACGTACTCGGCCCCCGCGCCCGCCTCCACCCCCCAGCACAATGG GTGCAGAACCCTGACAA GGTCGGTGCCGGCCCCAGCCCACCAGAGGGGAAAACTCAGCCCCGTGGAGACCTGGGCCGCTCCTATGTGGAGGATGA TGCAAGATCCAGATGATGAGCATGTTAGAAAAGCCAG aGAAAAGTTTGTCACTGAGCTGCAGAGCCCCCGCTACACTGGCCTTCGTGACTGGCACCACCAGCGCTCCGCTGTCTCTCTGAACGTGAAATCCTGA
- the PDLIM7 gene encoding PDZ and LIM domain protein 7 isoform X1 produces MSSMDSYKVMLDGPAPWGFRLQGGKDFNMPLSISRLTPGGKAAQAGVGVGDWVLSIDGENTRSMTHIEAQNKIRACGDQLSLSLSRVQCLLGKPHKDSFPCSQPPKYNFVPSTTLNKTARPFGASPTPNSLPGLVTKPVTYSAPAPASTPQHNGCRTLTSQVGAGPSPPEGKTQPRGDLGRSYVEDEHALRLMSPPVGLPNDSSKKRLIEDTEDWQPRTGTTQSRSFHILAQLTGTEFMQDPDDEHVRKAREKFVTELQSPRYTGLRDWHHQRSAVSLNVKS; encoded by the exons ATGAGCAGCATGGACTCCTATAAAGTGATGCTGGATGGGCCGGCACCCTGGGGATTCAGGCTGCAGGGGGGCAAGGACTTCAATATGCCCCTCTCCATCTCCAGG ctgacCCCCGGTGGCAAGGCAGCCCAGGCCGGTGTGGGAGTGGGCGACTGGGTGCTGAGCATCGATGGGGAGAACACCAGAAGCATGACTCACATCGAAGCACAGAACAAGATCCGTGCCTGCGGAGACCAGCTTTCCCTCAGCCTGAGCAG AGTCCAGTGCCTCCTGGGGAAGCCACACAAG GATTCATtcccctgctctcagcccccgAAATATAACTTCGTTCCTAGTACTACCCTCAACAAAACGGCACGGCCCTTTGGGGCCAGTCCCACGCCCAACTCGCTGCCTGGGCTGGTGACGAAACCTGTGACGTACTCGGCCCCCGCGCCCGCCTCCACCCCCCAGCACAATGG GTGCAGAACCCTGACAAGTCA GGTCGGTGCCGGCCCCAGCCCACCAGAGGGGAAAACTCAGCCCCGTGGAGACCTGGGCCGCTCCTATGTGGAGGATGA GCACGCTCTGCGGCTAATGAGCCCCCCAGTCGGCCTGCCCAATGACTCCAGCAAAAAGCGGCTGATTGAGGATACGGAGGACTGGCAGCCTCGTACTGGCACCACCCAGTCCCGCTCCTTCCACATCCTGGCCCAGCTCACGGGCACAGAGTTCA TGCAAGATCCAGATGATGAGCATGTTAGAAAAGCCAG aGAAAAGTTTGTCACTGAGCTGCAGAGCCCCCGCTACACTGGCCTTCGTGACTGGCACCACCAGCGCTCCGCTGTCTCTCTGAACGTGAAATCCTGA
- the PDLIM7 gene encoding PDZ and LIM domain protein 7 isoform X4, with translation MSSMDSYKVMLDGPAPWGFRLQGGKDFNMPLSISRLTPGGKAAQAGVGVGDWVLSIDGENTRSMTHIEAQNKIRACGDQLSLSLSRVQCLLGKPHKDSFPCSQPPKYNFVPSTTLNKTARPFGASPTPNSLPGLVTKPVTYSAPAPASTPQHNGHALRLMSPPVGLPNDSSKKRLIEDTEDWQPRTGTTQSRSFHILAQLTGTEFMQDPDDEHVRKAREKFVTELQSPRYTGLRDWHHQRSAVSLNVKS, from the exons ATGAGCAGCATGGACTCCTATAAAGTGATGCTGGATGGGCCGGCACCCTGGGGATTCAGGCTGCAGGGGGGCAAGGACTTCAATATGCCCCTCTCCATCTCCAGG ctgacCCCCGGTGGCAAGGCAGCCCAGGCCGGTGTGGGAGTGGGCGACTGGGTGCTGAGCATCGATGGGGAGAACACCAGAAGCATGACTCACATCGAAGCACAGAACAAGATCCGTGCCTGCGGAGACCAGCTTTCCCTCAGCCTGAGCAG AGTCCAGTGCCTCCTGGGGAAGCCACACAAG GATTCATtcccctgctctcagcccccgAAATATAACTTCGTTCCTAGTACTACCCTCAACAAAACGGCACGGCCCTTTGGGGCCAGTCCCACGCCCAACTCGCTGCCTGGGCTGGTGACGAAACCTGTGACGTACTCGGCCCCCGCGCCCGCCTCCACCCCCCAGCACAATGG GCACGCTCTGCGGCTAATGAGCCCCCCAGTCGGCCTGCCCAATGACTCCAGCAAAAAGCGGCTGATTGAGGATACGGAGGACTGGCAGCCTCGTACTGGCACCACCCAGTCCCGCTCCTTCCACATCCTGGCCCAGCTCACGGGCACAGAGTTCA TGCAAGATCCAGATGATGAGCATGTTAGAAAAGCCAG aGAAAAGTTTGTCACTGAGCTGCAGAGCCCCCGCTACACTGGCCTTCGTGACTGGCACCACCAGCGCTCCGCTGTCTCTCTGAACGTGAAATCCTGA
- the PDLIM7 gene encoding PDZ and LIM domain protein 7 isoform X6, translating to MSSMDSYKVMLDGPAPWGFRLQGGKDFNMPLSISRLTPGGKAAQAGVGVGDWVLSIDGENTRSMTHIEAQNKIRACGDQLSLSLSRVQCLLGKPHKVQNPDKVGAGPSPPEGKTQPRGDLGRSYVEDEHALRLMSPPVGLPNDSSKKRLIEDTEDWQPRTGTTQSRSFHILAQLTGTEFMQDPDDEHVRKAREKFVTELQSPRYTGLRDWHHQRSAVSLNVKS from the exons ATGAGCAGCATGGACTCCTATAAAGTGATGCTGGATGGGCCGGCACCCTGGGGATTCAGGCTGCAGGGGGGCAAGGACTTCAATATGCCCCTCTCCATCTCCAGG ctgacCCCCGGTGGCAAGGCAGCCCAGGCCGGTGTGGGAGTGGGCGACTGGGTGCTGAGCATCGATGGGGAGAACACCAGAAGCATGACTCACATCGAAGCACAGAACAAGATCCGTGCCTGCGGAGACCAGCTTTCCCTCAGCCTGAGCAG AGTCCAGTGCCTCCTGGGGAAGCCACACAAG GTGCAGAACCCTGACAA GGTCGGTGCCGGCCCCAGCCCACCAGAGGGGAAAACTCAGCCCCGTGGAGACCTGGGCCGCTCCTATGTGGAGGATGA GCACGCTCTGCGGCTAATGAGCCCCCCAGTCGGCCTGCCCAATGACTCCAGCAAAAAGCGGCTGATTGAGGATACGGAGGACTGGCAGCCTCGTACTGGCACCACCCAGTCCCGCTCCTTCCACATCCTGGCCCAGCTCACGGGCACAGAGTTCA TGCAAGATCCAGATGATGAGCATGTTAGAAAAGCCAG aGAAAAGTTTGTCACTGAGCTGCAGAGCCCCCGCTACACTGGCCTTCGTGACTGGCACCACCAGCGCTCCGCTGTCTCTCTGAACGTGAAATCCTGA